The following are encoded in a window of Prochlorococcus marinus str. MIT 1013 genomic DNA:
- a CDS encoding 5-(carboxyamino)imidazole ribonucleotide synthase produces MIGVVGGGQLAMLLVEAGKKRDIDVVVQTTSKNDPAAKKTKQVILHDPTNASGTKLLAEKSRLITFENEWIDIPSLLSLQNNGVSFVPRLQSIRPLINKITQRELLNRLDIPCPKWLPIPLEKSSEIDLPVDWGFPMMAKAATGGYDGKGTKIIKNLDQLEKFLEVEKEEQWMLEKWVSFEKELSIVSSRDSKGIVRSLPIVETYQSKQVCDWVLAPAEINHDVNLMVKNIVSSLLAELDYVGVIAIEFFYGFEGLLVNEIAPRTHNSGHFSIDACSSSQFDQQICITSDIDVPMPEMLVNGALMANLLGLQSNYPISLAQRLKKLRGIPGLNVHWYEKEEEKKGRKLGHVTYILKNKDAFCRKKEALDILKTIRSIWPTS; encoded by the coding sequence ATGATTGGGGTTGTGGGCGGAGGTCAGCTTGCAATGCTTCTTGTTGAAGCTGGAAAAAAAAGAGATATTGATGTTGTTGTTCAGACGACATCTAAAAATGATCCTGCTGCGAAAAAAACTAAGCAGGTTATTTTGCATGATCCTACTAATGCATCTGGTACAAAACTTCTTGCCGAAAAGTCTCGCTTGATTACATTTGAGAATGAGTGGATTGATATACCAAGTTTACTTTCGCTACAAAATAATGGAGTTTCTTTTGTTCCAAGACTTCAATCCATAAGACCTTTGATTAATAAAATAACTCAAAGAGAGTTATTAAATAGACTTGATATCCCTTGCCCTAAATGGCTACCTATTCCTTTAGAAAAATCATCAGAAATTGATCTTCCTGTTGATTGGGGATTCCCAATGATGGCAAAAGCTGCTACAGGTGGATATGACGGTAAAGGTACAAAAATTATTAAAAATTTAGATCAATTGGAAAAATTTCTTGAAGTTGAGAAAGAGGAACAATGGATGCTGGAGAAATGGGTTTCTTTTGAAAAAGAATTATCTATTGTTTCAAGTCGGGATTCAAAAGGTATAGTTCGCAGTCTACCTATTGTAGAGACTTATCAATCTAAACAAGTATGTGACTGGGTCCTTGCTCCAGCTGAAATTAATCATGACGTTAATCTTATGGTGAAAAATATCGTATCTTCGTTGCTTGCTGAGTTGGACTATGTTGGGGTTATTGCTATTGAATTTTTCTATGGATTTGAAGGATTACTTGTAAATGAAATAGCTCCAAGAACTCATAACTCAGGTCATTTCTCTATAGATGCATGTAGCAGTAGTCAGTTTGATCAACAAATATGTATCACATCCGATATTGATGTACCTATGCCTGAAATGCTTGTTAATGGTGCTTTGATGGCAAACTTGCTTGGCTTACAAAGCAACTATCCAATTTCACTTGCTCAGAGGTTGAAAAAATTAAGGGGTATTCCTGGCTTGAACGTTCATTGGTATGAAAAAGAAGAAGAAAAAAAAGGTAGAAAGCTTGGTCATGTTACTTATATCTTGAAAAATAAAGATGCTTTTTGTAGAAAAAAAGAAGCTTTAGATATTTTAAAAACTATACGTTCAATTTGGCCTACCTCTTGA
- a CDS encoding DUF2997 domain-containing protein, whose amino-acid sequence MSLTTIKYTIKPDGNVEEEVQGVVGHACQRITKSIEDEVGDVVSRDHLASFFVTDSNPTETNIQNLEEEDWRGCCNSWECAI is encoded by the coding sequence ATGTCACTCACTACTATTAAGTACACAATCAAACCTGACGGAAATGTAGAAGAAGAAGTTCAAGGAGTAGTAGGTCACGCTTGTCAACGAATTACTAAGTCAATTGAGGATGAGGTAGGAGATGTTGTTAGTCGTGATCATTTGGCATCATTCTTTGTGACGGATTCAAATCCAACTGAAACAAACATACAAAACCTTGAAGAGGAAGACTGGCGTGGATGCTGTAATTCTTGGGAGTGTGCTATTTAA